A stretch of Oncorhynchus gorbuscha isolate QuinsamMale2020 ecotype Even-year linkage group LG24, OgorEven_v1.0, whole genome shotgun sequence DNA encodes these proteins:
- the LOC124012316 gene encoding BET1 homolog produces the protein MRRAGLGEGGPENYVASGYSAYEEENEHLQEGLRAKVSALKHLSIDIGTEVKYQKNMLDDMDSDFDSTGGLLGATIGRVKQLSRGSQTKLLCYMLFFCFLVFTILYWFIKLR, from the exons ATGAGACGAGCAGGTTTGG GCGAAGGAGGACCTGAAAATTATGTGGCCAGTGGCTACAGCGCGTACGAAGAGGAAAATGAACACTTACAAGAGGGTCTGAGAGCCAAAGTCAGCGCCTTGAAGCAT CTGTCAATAGATATCGGAACAGAAGTGAAATACCAGAAAAACATGTTGGACGATATG GACTCAGACTTTGACTCAACGGGAGGTTTGCTGGGGGCCACCATAGGGAGAGTGAAGCAGCTTTCCCGGGGAAGCCAGACCAAGCTCCTGTGCTACATGCTGTTCTTCTGCTTCTTGGTCTTCACCATCCTTTACTGGTTTATCAAACTGAGGTGA